GAGGCAATTCATTTCATCTTGTTGTATATAGTCCTGCACAGCCAGATCATCTGCTAACTCTGTCATCAAACGGGAGTTAATCATGAATGTGTTCTCGTAGCAACCAAGCTGTGTAGTTCCCAACTACAAACAAGCTAGCTCTGGTCGGCCAGTTCTGAACCCTGTGTGGTAACAACAGCTAACAGCACGCTACTAAAGCAACATGGAGGCATTCAGTCTTGTTGTTTATGTTAGCGGGGAGCTAACTTGTTATCTGTTAGCTCATCGGCTATAGCAGCTCGCTAACAAGGCTGACTAACACAACTTCACGGACTGACTGAGGACTTTGGTGCTGCCACAGTTGTCTGTTTTCACAACAACCTGTCATGAAACAGACGCACCTTTCTGGACAAAGTTTTAGAAATGAACATGGAGAAGCACATCTGTCCAGTTTGACCACCCAGCTGTGGAAGGTCAAAGCCACCAGTGATTGTAGTGAAACCAGAATAATCTGGTAAACCTGCTCGACTGCGACATTAAGAACAGAGGAGATGCACGTTAATGCAAGTATTCAGTCTCGTTTCCATCCCCGGAGCCTGTCAACTCGGATGCTCGGTAGCTCTCGCTCAGTAAACCTGGTTGGTGAACGGTTTCTATCATCTGGGTGCGATCTCCTGCATCATGGCCGGCAGGTGGATGGTCGGACACGAGTCCCTGTGCCTCAGTTTGAACATCAGCTGCTCTTTCTCCTGAGAAAGCTTCTGGTTGACCGCTGCCTGCCTCTCCAGCGCCGCCTTCAGGTCCTGCTGCTCCTTCGATAGCTGCCTGAAAGACAGAACAGAAGACGTGGACGGTGTGAAAAGAGGTGTTCtgtccagcaggtggcagcagagTCACACGTCAGGTGGTGAAGCACGTACTGAATGAGGGTCTGGCAGTTGTCTATTCGGACCCTCAGGTCCTCGTTCTGCTGCAGAGTGTGAATGATCTGGTCCTCCAAAGACAAGTTCTTCTCCACCTGCGAGttaagaagaagaacaagatgAAGAAATGATCCTGTGTGATCAGTGTGCTCTGAGGTCAAAACAAGGAAACGAAAGTAACGTATACGAAAGATAAAGAGTCACTCTGTCCACCAAGTTTAACCTGGTGATATTCTAACTCATCCAAAACCCTTTTAACAGCCAAACCTGTTAAAGGAACAATAAGGCCTGAAATGATTTATTGGTTACTATTTACTGACTGAAATCATGTTACTTCTAATAGTGCGATTAATCACTGGACCCACTTATGGATTACTGACCACAGCGTGATACAAGGAGTATCAGAGaggcacaaaacagccacaaaaagacacaaaacaaccacaaagagacacaaaacaatcattaaTAGGccaaaaaagaacaacaaaaacacacaaaacagccacaaaaagacatacaacaaccacaaaaagacacacaacaaccacaaagagacacaaaacaaccacaaagagacacaaaacaaccacaaagtaacacaaaatcaacacagaaagacacaaaaaatcatTAGTAGGCagaaaagaaccacaaagagacacaaaacaaacacaaaaggacagaaaacaatcacagacatgcaaaataaccataaagacacaaaacaactacaaagagacagacaacaaccacaaagaaacacaaaaaacaaaaggagacacaaaacaatcacaaaaagacacaaaataaccacaaagacacaaaacagccacaaagagacacaaaacggcaaagaaatacaaaaataacacaaactgctgtaaagttgctcttatgacacacaaaacaatgacaaaaaatgcaaaacctcCTTCCGGAATTACAAAACAGCTCCAGAAAGTTTCAGAAAGAGGCATAAAAAGATGCACGAAAACGTCTGAAAAAGGCAGCGACAAAAGACTCCAAACAGCTGAAACGAGCAGAAAGAAACGGTGAAAGTCCTGATTCATGTGGAACCTACCAGCTCAtccatctgctgcagcttcctgttCTGCTCCTGAACGCGCTCAGTCTTCATCTCGATGACGAACAGCAGCGACTCCTGCTCAGACTCCCAGAATGCACCGGGGCTGCCGTGGGCCTACAGGTGACACAGGCCGTTGGTGTGGATCTAACCGGAGCAGAAACCTGATCAGTGATGGATCGAGGGCTTCATACTCACCTGGATGTTCCTCTGCAGGTCCTTCTTAAAGGTGGATTCTTCAGCTCTCCTCTTCAGCTCGTTGTAAACCTGCAGCTCTGCGGTCAGCGTCGCAACTTTACCCTGCAGTTAGAGCACAAACGCAAACATTCATCCACTGAAACACAGTAAACATCTGTGCCGCTCCTCTTCTGTCCTGTAGGTGGCGTCAGAGGGCTTTAAGACTAATTTTAACAGCTGTAAAAAACAATTTAATACCTGTTTCACCTCATAGGAACCAAATCCAGTTATTACATCAGATTTTTATCTACTCTAAGCTTTAAATAACAAGTCAACAATATTATAGCTAactaacacaaataaaacacaaaataaaatacacacaaaacggCTCacaaatggtccaaaattactcaaaatctaagtctaaaataactaaagctgtccaaaatgattgaatttgtcaaaatgactgaacaaatgtccagaatgactcaaaatgtgtccaaaatgattgaaaattgttttaaaaaatgaataaaaattgtgcaaaatgacacaaacttgttcaaaatcatgaaaaaatgagaaaaaatgtgttcaaaatggctaaaaactggcccaaaatgatacaaatgggttcaaaataactgaaaaaatgtcctgaaaccaaaattacataaagtcatctaaaaatgagaaaaataacgtccaaaatgcctcaaaatgtgtccaaaatgaaaaatatccaaaatgacacaaaatagtctaaaataactaaagctgtccaaaatgattgaaCAATGTCAAAGTAATATCAgtaacaaagacacacaaaataaccacaaagagacaaaacaataattaataggcagaaaacattcacaaagagacacaaaacagccacaaagacacataaaataaacacaaacaaacacaaaataaccacaaaaagacacaaaatattcatTAATAGGCAGTAAAGAACCACAAGGACACAAAAAACAgcttcaaaaagacacaagacaaccataaagacacacaaaataactacaaaaagacacaaaataaccacagaaagactcaaaacaaccacaaagaaacagaaaacaaccatagagacacaaaacaatcattaaTAGGCAgtaaagaaccacaaagacacacaaaacagcctcAAAAAGGCACAAgacaaccacacagacacaaaatcagcacaaaaagtcataaaataaccacaaaaagatgtaaaataaccacaaaaacacacaaaacaaccacaaaaagacataaaatcagcaaaaataaaatatgcacaaaaacacacaaaacaaccacacagacacaaaatcaccacaaaaggtcataaaataaccacaaaaacacacaaaacaaccacaaaaagacataaaatcaccacaaaaagacataaaataaccacaaaaacacacaaaacaaccacaaaaagacataaaatcaccacaaaaagacataaaataaccacaaagacacacaaaacaaacacaaggagCCACTAAACgacaaagaaatattaaaaacaaaacagtttatgTAAAGTTCCTctatgacacacaaaacaacaaattcttTTTAGAGCTACATGTCAAACGATTGTTTTTCAGGACACAACATGAACAGAAACGAGAAGAACTCTGCGGTAAATTCAGCTCAAACCAGAAAAAGTAGATTTTATGTGAACGTTTCATGTGTTCAGGTGAATGAAATGGAACTTTAAAGGTCAGGTTTGCTGCGGAGTTTAAACACAGCTGGGTTTTAATCTCCACAGGCTGTTAGTAACTTATTATCAGACAAACGGGGAAATAAATTGTGATGTTTCAGCTGCTTCACATCTTCACCTGGAGGAGGTTCTCAGCCGCCTGGAACTTCTCCATCAGCTCGgttctctcctgctctccttTCATGTGCAGCTCTGCAGGGAAAATAACACCAGTTTTAGCttaaaacagacaaactaatccgttttgacacaaaaaaatgaccagacaaagacacaactgatttaaaagacacacaaaatgaacagaagtagatgaaaaacaacaatacgGCGACACACAGCCTCACAGATtgacaaaacatgaacacaaaccagcaaaatcaataaatacacacaaaatgactgcaaatagacacaaaaagatctaaaactgctgtaaagagacacaaaatcaacacaaatacatgcaaaatgattacaaacagacacaaaaagatataaaactGCTGCAAAGATACGAAAAATCAACACATATACACGCAAAATGACCgcgaacagacacaaaaatacttaaaaccgctgtaaagatacacaaaatcaacacaaatacacgcaaaatgaccacaaacagacagaaaagacataaaatcgctgtaaagagacacaaaatgaacacaaatacacgcaaaatgactacaaagagacacaaaaagatctAAAACTGCTGTTCATAAAGttccaaatgactaaaatggctcaaaactggtctaaaatgatacaaatgggtcaaaaataacagaaaaaaaatgatgaaaccaaaattacataaagtcattcaaaaatgagaagaataatgtccagaatgattcaaagcatgtccaaaatgactgaaaaaaaatgtccaaaatgacacaaaatggtcTAAAACAACTAaagctgtccaaaatgattggACAAATGTCtagaaaaactcaaaatgtgtccaaaataattgaaaatgttcaaaataaattacaatttgtgcaaaatgacacaaactggttcaaaatcatgagaaaagaaagttcaacatgaggaaaaaaaattgtctaaacTGACTCAAAAGAGTGTGAGAAGTTTAAACAGTCTGAGCTGGAGGCTCTGATCTGGTACTTCATGAAACAAGCGACACATTGAGGATCTTTTTAAGACTTCCTTACCTTCTACGTGTCTCTCGTGCTCCTCGGTGGCAGATTTACTTTTCTGTTCATGCAGGACGTTCAGATCAGCCGTCGTCTCCGTTCTCACCTGAACAGAAAGTTGAGTTTAGATTTTAAACAAAGTGATGAGTCTGATGAACGTGTTTCAGAAACTCCGCAGGCTGAGCAGGGTCACGGCGAGGACGCTGAaaactgctgctgatcacatgaccCAGCTGACGGAGGAACGAACCGGTCTGGAAGGTTGGGAAGGTTTCAGTGGATTCATCAACCATTCAGATGAAATCAatcaaatctgacaaaagttCTCCTCAGAACATCTAGTTCTTCAtttccagtaactttatcaatgatcagagttctaccttcagactgggaatattttccttcaagtccatagaggtggatccagatttatcactttttaatggactttttccatcatttctgagcctcagaacttcatcagtccagcagatagaaccatgacatttaggaggagaaacacatctgagttctgctaaaaactgacaccagatcagttttacatccatccaggtgtcacagtctgaacactgaatctggttttTGTTCTAAAATGAGACTGAgcaacagaaaggagacaaattTTTCCGAAAGAGACGTGAAACGACatgaatgagacacaaaatgatgaaaaacgccagaaacaacacaaacgagaccaaaaagagaaaaacgaCAGAAATCGACACAAActcaacaaaaaatgacaaaaactcaacacaaaatggcacaaatgagacaaaaccacagaaaTCCAGCTGTAAATCTATCtaggtgtcacaatctaaacactaaatgtgctttttgttcAGGACGATTTTCTAGAACCAACTCTGAGCATCAATACTCTGATAAATATCATCGTTCAAATACGAATATTAGAAAATGATTCTGTCAGAGTGAATCCTGTCTATAGATGATCCTGGTTTCTTCTTACATCGTCTATaattgttctgaccaaccacctaccacacatgcagatatgagccttgaaagtttacccagaatgcactttttccagtttttctccAGCtacatatcatcacactcccaccttcgtgcttcactgtcaggactatgcattcactgtggtagttctGGTCAGAAAAGACACTTTTCCCCCCTAAACTTGTccagaaagactcaaaaattGTGGAAGATGAGTCAAAAGACGTCTCAGAAAACAGTaacacatccagggtaccaatgattgtttctaggatttaaactgttcaaactgtgatacatcccataatattggCATTCACAGTTGTTTACATCCAtggtatgaaggtaaaacttcaGTAAATATACT
This Amphiprion ocellaris isolate individual 3 ecotype Okinawa chromosome 13, ASM2253959v1, whole genome shotgun sequence DNA region includes the following protein-coding sequences:
- the ccdc69 gene encoding coiled-coil domain-containing protein 69; the protein is MGCSHSKKKSKGKKGEKAQKGSSRRDEGGKRTSAQPDVCLEKQLERFEWQLRILKEANGNPERAELLKDHADEEVCALVLSILDKVRTETTADLNVLHEQKSKSATEEHERHVEELHMKGEQERTELMEKFQAAENLLQGKVATLTAELQVYNELKRRAEESTFKKDLQRNIQAHGSPGAFWESEQESLLFVIEMKTERVQEQNRKLQQMDELVEKNLSLEDQIIHTLQQNEDLRVRIDNCQTLIQQLSKEQQDLKAALERQAAVNQKLSQEKEQLMFKLRHRDSCPTIHLPAMMQEIAPR